From the genome of Gemmatimonas phototrophica, one region includes:
- a CDS encoding protein kinase domain-containing protein has protein sequence MAEILETLQLRLEGKYRVERELGRGGMATVYYAHDLVHDREVAIKVLNPELSATIGAERFNREITLASRLNHPHILGFYESGQADNLLYYVMPFVRGEALRDKIDREGQLGVADAVRIIKEVASALGHAHEQNVVHRDVKPENILLLENGHALVADFGIARAATEGDAQKLTQTGMAIGTPVYMSPEQSTGEKVGPAADIYSLGCVLYEMLSGEPPFTGKNAMAIMARHAMETVPAIRIVRSSVSEEIEEAIFAALEKSPVDRPKTCDEFIEILGTPMGETTMRRASRMTTTRRIPTPIPLPPTPWYKKTGVMVGAVAVLALGGAAAWKFSAGSAPTQLGAEARSIAVLYFDNDTKDASLGFLADGITEAVISSLSGIEKLDVVSRSGSEQFRGSTAPTDSIATTLDVGVLVKGNLEKDGDKIRVNVRLIDRSNAELGRGKVGPFVATSLSLRDSVAAQVAELIRDRLGTEIKLREQRDATRNEAAWLAVQRAEAGRKRFEAAFGSGDVAKAAEEQRAIDSLLIDAARLDPRWATPLNLRATVAYYVARRNTDFDVKRQAVDSGLVWANESLTRSVDNPDGLEMRGNLTYFRAISGLETDGSKITAGIDAARQDLEKATQVNPSQAGAWSTLSHLYTRIPGASTEVINAADKALSADAFLANAAVVYDRVFTTAYDQEAFDLKAAPYCEKMAKRFKGTLNAYRCQLMMMTIPKPKNPDVARAWALADSAVTAAPQVQQPVQRLVMNMYVAAVLVKAGLKDSAKAVADRSRGDGQTDPKRETMLRGGYVYALLGDTTAAAAALKEYLAANEDRRDSFRADAGWWFRPVQNSPKFRAIIGGS, from the coding sequence ATGGCTGAGATCCTTGAGACGCTGCAACTGCGTCTGGAAGGGAAATATCGGGTAGAGCGAGAATTGGGACGCGGCGGCATGGCCACCGTGTACTACGCGCACGACCTCGTGCACGACCGCGAAGTGGCCATCAAGGTGCTGAATCCCGAGCTGTCGGCCACCATTGGGGCGGAACGGTTCAACCGGGAAATTACCCTCGCTTCGCGGCTCAACCACCCGCATATCCTCGGCTTTTACGAGTCCGGTCAGGCCGACAACCTGCTGTACTACGTGATGCCCTTTGTGCGCGGCGAAGCGCTGCGCGACAAAATTGATCGCGAAGGACAGCTCGGTGTTGCCGATGCCGTGCGCATCATCAAGGAAGTCGCCAGCGCCCTCGGCCACGCGCACGAGCAGAACGTGGTGCACCGCGACGTGAAGCCGGAAAACATCCTGCTCCTCGAAAACGGGCACGCGCTGGTGGCCGACTTCGGTATTGCGCGGGCCGCCACCGAAGGCGACGCACAAAAGCTCACGCAGACGGGCATGGCCATTGGCACGCCTGTGTACATGAGCCCCGAGCAGTCCACCGGCGAAAAGGTGGGGCCCGCCGCCGATATCTACAGCCTGGGCTGCGTGCTGTACGAAATGCTGAGTGGCGAACCGCCGTTCACCGGCAAGAACGCCATGGCCATCATGGCGCGACACGCCATGGAAACGGTGCCGGCCATTCGCATCGTGCGCTCGTCGGTGTCGGAAGAAATTGAAGAAGCGATCTTCGCCGCGCTGGAGAAGTCACCGGTGGATCGCCCCAAGACGTGCGACGAGTTCATCGAAATTCTCGGCACGCCCATGGGTGAAACCACCATGCGCCGCGCCTCGCGCATGACCACCACGCGGCGCATTCCCACTCCCATTCCGCTGCCGCCAACACCCTGGTACAAGAAGACCGGCGTGATGGTGGGGGCTGTCGCAGTGCTTGCCCTGGGCGGCGCTGCGGCGTGGAAGTTCAGCGCCGGATCGGCACCCACACAGCTGGGCGCCGAGGCGCGCAGCATTGCCGTGCTCTACTTCGACAACGATACCAAGGACGCATCGCTCGGCTTCCTCGCCGACGGTATCACCGAAGCCGTGATTTCGTCGTTGAGCGGCATTGAGAAGCTCGACGTCGTGTCGCGCAGTGGCTCCGAACAGTTCCGCGGCAGCACCGCACCGACCGACAGCATTGCCACCACACTTGATGTTGGCGTACTGGTCAAGGGCAATCTCGAAAAGGACGGCGACAAGATTCGCGTGAACGTACGCCTGATTGATCGCAGCAACGCGGAGCTGGGACGCGGCAAGGTGGGGCCGTTTGTCGCCACCTCACTCTCGCTGCGCGACAGTGTGGCGGCGCAGGTGGCGGAACTCATTCGCGACCGCCTGGGCACCGAGATCAAGTTGCGGGAACAGCGCGATGCTACGCGCAACGAAGCCGCCTGGCTGGCGGTGCAGCGCGCCGAAGCCGGACGCAAACGGTTTGAGGCGGCGTTCGGGTCGGGTGATGTGGCCAAGGCCGCCGAGGAACAGCGCGCCATTGATTCACTGCTCATTGACGCGGCGCGCTTGGACCCGCGCTGGGCCACGCCGCTCAATCTGCGCGCCACTGTGGCGTACTACGTGGCGCGACGGAACACCGACTTTGATGTCAAACGGCAGGCCGTGGATTCCGGGCTGGTGTGGGCCAATGAATCGCTCACTCGCTCGGTGGACAACCCCGACGGCCTCGAGATGCGTGGCAATCTCACGTACTTCCGCGCCATCAGTGGGCTCGAAACCGACGGCAGCAAGATCACGGCCGGCATTGACGCGGCGCGCCAGGATCTCGAAAAGGCCACGCAGGTGAACCCGTCACAGGCGGGCGCGTGGAGCACGCTGTCGCACCTGTATACGCGCATCCCCGGCGCCTCCACCGAAGTCATCAACGCCGCCGACAAGGCACTGTCGGCCGATGCATTTCTGGCCAACGCCGCGGTGGTGTACGACCGCGTCTTCACCACCGCGTACGATCAGGAAGCGTTTGACCTCAAGGCTGCGCCGTACTGCGAAAAGATGGCTAAGCGCTTCAAGGGCACCCTGAACGCGTATCGCTGTCAGCTCATGATGATGACCATCCCCAAGCCCAAAAATCCCGACGTCGCGCGGGCCTGGGCGCTGGCCGACAGTGCGGTGACCGCCGCCCCGCAGGTGCAGCAGCCGGTGCAGCGGCTGGTGATGAACATGTACGTGGCCGCTGTGCTGGTGAAAGCCGGCCTCAAGGACAGCGCCAAGGCCGTCGCCGACCGGTCGCGCGGTGATGGGCAGACCGACCCCAAGCGCGAAACGATGCTGCGCGGCGGTTACGTGTACGCGTTGCTGGGCGATACCACTGCCGCCGCCGCCGCCCTCAAGGAGTATCTCGCGGCCAACGAAGACCGCCGCGACTCCTTCCGCGCCGACGCCGGCTGGTGGTTCAGGCCGGTGCAGAACAGCCCGAAATTCCGAGCCATTATTGGCGGGTCATAA
- a CDS encoding sulfite oxidase, whose protein sequence is MPAPVSAFVPLTAPLDVVRAHPLCAETPVPQLQHAVTPAASVYVRSNFETPLSHAGWQLSVLGAVQSPVVFSLSDLAAMPQHTVLVTMECAGNWRLGMDPVPTGEPWKFGAVSTTRWTGVALATLLAGVGVHADALEVVAIGADAGPRDDAEGDVRFARALPLAVALHPDTLVATHMDGALLTPDHGAPLRLIVPNWYGMANVKWLTALELRTTPFTGYFQTQRYVYDVDGVHTPVSRALVKSMIVSPAPDAVTACNTTLRGWAWSGAGAITRVEIAVGDAWHEATLGAPASPYAWTPFELPLMLPAGTVVLRTRASDASGAVQPERIVWNSLGYGNNAVRGITVTAE, encoded by the coding sequence ATGCCCGCTCCAGTCTCCGCGTTCGTGCCGCTCACTGCTCCGCTCGATGTGGTGCGCGCGCATCCGCTCTGCGCGGAAACCCCGGTGCCGCAGCTGCAGCACGCGGTGACGCCGGCGGCGAGCGTGTATGTGCGCAGCAATTTTGAGACGCCGCTGTCGCACGCAGGGTGGCAGCTGTCGGTGCTGGGCGCCGTGCAGTCACCGGTGGTGTTTTCGCTGAGCGATCTGGCGGCCATGCCCCAGCATACGGTGCTGGTGACCATGGAGTGCGCCGGCAACTGGCGGCTGGGCATGGACCCGGTTCCCACCGGTGAGCCGTGGAAATTCGGCGCCGTCAGCACCACGCGCTGGACGGGCGTAGCGCTGGCCACTTTGCTGGCGGGTGTCGGCGTGCACGCCGACGCGCTGGAGGTGGTGGCCATTGGCGCCGACGCGGGGCCTCGTGATGATGCCGAAGGAGACGTGCGCTTTGCGCGCGCGCTGCCGCTGGCGGTGGCACTGCACCCCGATACGCTGGTGGCCACGCACATGGACGGTGCGCTGCTCACCCCCGACCATGGCGCCCCGTTGCGGCTCATTGTGCCCAACTGGTACGGCATGGCCAACGTGAAGTGGCTCACGGCCCTGGAGCTGCGGACCACCCCGTTCACCGGCTACTTCCAGACGCAGCGCTACGTGTACGATGTGGATGGTGTGCACACACCCGTATCGCGCGCGCTGGTGAAGTCCATGATTGTTTCACCGGCGCCGGACGCGGTGACGGCGTGTAACACTACGCTGCGCGGTTGGGCGTGGTCGGGCGCTGGCGCGATTACGCGGGTGGAGATCGCCGTAGGCGATGCCTGGCACGAGGCCACACTGGGGGCGCCGGCGTCACCGTACGCATGGACGCCCTTCGAGCTGCCGTTAATGCTCCCGGCGGGCACTGTTGTGCTGCGCACTCGTGCGTCTGATGCGAGTGGTGCCGTGCAGCCGGAGCGCATTGTGTGGAACAGCCTGGGCTACGGCAACAATGCCGTGCGCGGCATCACGGTGACGGCGGAGTAG
- a CDS encoding patatin-like phospholipase family protein, giving the protein MRMTKRLGMAWLVGTLGLFAAGCAAVSRPPASLATLQEDAAAIARHDRITRDTIIARLVRRAEQRGDRTLDVLMLSGGGQNGAFGAGFLRGWRTRTDSPMPRFDLVTGISTGALQAPYALLGTPAALDSISALYARATTFAPTFDWWFWLRRTGGLVNTARYDRTLAMVIDGQFRSELRSAFKEDRQILFATTDFDLGIGRLWSLGDELDTTAVGLVRARSLLRAATAIPGIFPPVVVDGHLHADGGVVENVLQGLTFSDYQQLGHALAARGLRDVTVRLWVVMNLWTHSELRVISPSSRKAISGRSTGLLFYLHQPSTLMALENLTRAVSAQVPGVRMHVQIAALPSSESVSPGADQLFERAFMQRLDSLGFAKARGSAPFDVISSAFVRPESR; this is encoded by the coding sequence ATGCGGATGACAAAACGTCTCGGGATGGCATGGCTGGTTGGGACGCTGGGGCTGTTTGCGGCCGGGTGTGCCGCTGTTTCGCGTCCACCGGCATCGCTGGCAACATTGCAGGAAGATGCCGCCGCCATTGCACGGCACGACCGTATCACGCGGGACACGATCATTGCGCGACTCGTGCGGCGCGCCGAACAGCGGGGAGATCGCACGCTGGATGTGCTGATGCTCTCGGGCGGCGGACAGAACGGGGCCTTCGGCGCCGGCTTTCTGCGTGGGTGGCGTACGCGGACCGATTCGCCCATGCCACGCTTCGATCTGGTCACCGGGATCAGTACGGGGGCATTGCAGGCGCCGTATGCGTTGCTGGGCACGCCGGCGGCCCTCGACAGCATCTCGGCACTGTACGCACGCGCTACCACCTTTGCGCCCACGTTTGACTGGTGGTTCTGGCTGCGCCGTACCGGTGGACTGGTCAACACCGCGCGTTACGATCGCACGCTGGCCATGGTAATCGACGGGCAGTTTCGCTCGGAACTGCGGTCGGCGTTCAAGGAGGATCGACAAATTTTGTTTGCCACCACCGACTTCGATCTCGGCATTGGCCGGCTCTGGTCGCTGGGCGATGAATTGGATACCACCGCGGTGGGGCTGGTGCGGGCCCGTTCCCTGCTCCGCGCGGCCACGGCCATTCCAGGGATCTTCCCACCGGTGGTGGTGGACGGGCACCTGCACGCCGATGGCGGGGTGGTGGAGAACGTGCTCCAGGGGCTCACGTTTTCGGACTATCAGCAACTGGGACACGCTCTGGCGGCCCGCGGGCTCCGCGATGTCACCGTACGCCTCTGGGTGGTGATGAACTTGTGGACGCACAGTGAACTGCGGGTGATCTCGCCGTCCAGTCGCAAGGCGATCAGCGGTCGCTCAACCGGGCTGCTGTTCTATCTGCACCAGCCGTCCACGCTCATGGCACTGGAGAATCTCACGCGGGCGGTCAGCGCTCAGGTCCCCGGTGTGCGTATGCACGTACAGATCGCGGCACTCCCGAGCAGTGAATCGGTCAGTCCGGGGGCCGACCAGCTGTTTGAGCGCGCGTTTATGCAGCGCCTCGATTCCCTGGGCTTTGCCAAAGCGCGTGGATCGGCTCCCTTCGACGTGATCTCCAGTGCCTTTGTGCGGCCCGAGTCGCGCTGA